Proteins from a single region of Carassius carassius chromosome 37, fCarCar2.1, whole genome shotgun sequence:
- the LOC132117939 gene encoding LOW QUALITY PROTEIN: bromodomain adjacent to zinc finger domain protein 2A-like (The sequence of the model RefSeq protein was modified relative to this genomic sequence to represent the inferred CDS: inserted 1 base in 1 codon): MEANNHFNYGPHSSVSANSGLKHSSGDSLFTNGSSMSFPQQGKNLNGEMNVNGITTAGGSSQPGSHPPSSXYSHLSNNHLPGSMGFDYLWGQSQYNPAMGPVPSHGLQQKPGSQGGIQPQQPPHHFQGHGPYQVNGGMGPSRQPPGGVGPQYWGRGSPGQQQPQGGSSMPMGYNSHGMYGTYPSQGIPASQHHQQPPALQHQSATAHHLQHHSHHHPPQHQQQQQYGVMPNGMPYYQHPSHQSQPQAQTQSQAQTQMIPPAAQSFTPPRGSPQHHHVASGGGRSSPHHVPVPMRTLSAVPDSGSPKSREMQVPMNESFRETDKGFNGVERSSVPQHLPKTESFPVKPPGPVSCTDDNHGAQHPIVDLEKPVKQRQEMAAAAKELSSSPISGPPPPLASPPLKTVSGQDSHSPSSPGFALSTTSGVDAIVSGSPPSPLQIVHGQRPGFSGPLSDEGTPAGLSTPPSMSSSKSSRAPPVVSHKQPVVFSSKALMHPQTVPAAQPLAETQRSKSPQVSPTPLSLAASPSVVSTPPALAPLKGPQEASPLTGQSPKHPAASSTPTSVADNVSLTTVSALPSVVAGSPQVATLASSAPPPIVSYSSQASSASLNVSAAPNVSRSLIGSAAQHSDMMANVDVSSHSPGQMSSHGVLRPNFGESHSSLIHGKHEACGSQSKVGVIMGTSNNEAQAEMHKVQVQGRNLEPAFIVPKEPERDTMAFGRKDSNSIRDHAALKKGESETLNDSFSTDTSLDYQSLAESTYLESSRAEDGSSMMDTFDDSYSLSQTGDQSKFTEGSMIDDSRDLQDSSCVENLNSSMTSTSSTEEASLKDNTSLLDDSLNDSSQNCSSLLSASINASTHSIKGDHILGKENGADASGGDRRSALSVMTVKALQAVVSSSVEGTTTHMTEALIAMPTKKPRKPRTPKTTVATAEIGSPDSKIKRPKQEKVRRRKKTDDNSPTAVKKRKISKEAKEQEGVPTDTSAPSNAQPHLLIDPMTFIRDFSLTNSESPKVRPKKIWKRKITEGVNEAKPPKPAKEFSEGKTEEDDEDNGSAAGDTPRRRIATEEQVQFALQRGWRREIRVRRLEDRLKGETWYYSPCGRRMKQFPEVIKFLKRHQDALQGVSREHFSFSPRMPVGDFYEERETPEGMKWFLLANEEVPSMIMAITGRRGRPPNPDKEPRSCGRRARGAQGRRPGRPPKPKMEDLLSKVDARLLKRLEAKEDLTEEEKEKLIKIKKKMKRKARMKRKEDAKNKKIRQEKRKAKLEKAKEQEQDDEDQTQTQSSESPLSAAEGPKKPGRRKKVAASPAAEALDLEKASPIKKVARARSKAKALAKAQAQAEAEAQAALAAKRQAERRAQAQRRMEERKRQQMILEEMKKPAEDMCLPDHTPLPQLTRIPGLVLSGLAFSNCLRVVEFLHGYGKTLGLQVPKDIPSLSVLQEGLLGMEKSQGELLDLLIKLVEAALHDPGLPSYYQSVKILGEKLVDLELSHSTVSEVLRIFLEAHGFELEVCNSLRTKSFQTLKPDAKASILAFLVEELNASNIITREIDNTLENMATYRKNKWIIEGKLRKLKAALMRKTGRPEEELCFEERRRSTRVGGAEEESIEESCVLERGSRRKAKEEPKHPEIESPNSCSVVELERQIDKLTKRQVFFRKKLQQSSHSMRAVSLGQDRYRRRYLLLPYMGCVLVEGAEDILASDEVTVSDEPVTYVKVITPVKSEVKAEPPLSPAFTASLPSSPRASQLTPTEVDPLPGEASLMSSHRGRGRPRKIKPEVELHLREAKNRRRRRSSRSAAEDSTLSSPVQDPPQLSFQTPLEQPQDAEADSSAPITASGAGQGEDNSQPEDSMRGQAEKQGQWFNLLPKEPCDETSISQPCENTPAPASSPPEDTPAPPDTDPLAPAPPQPPTTQMEAAPPPHPLPQVCSTPAPRAVRRRRRSSGPSRAHARSSAAKRRGRPPSNLFQEVQLKYFTQLVVKPIPLEMVKGWWWIREPEELTAILSTLHPRGIREKVLHKHLSKHMEHMSEVCSRPVTDPIFQMTVEDSHALLEASKRVWSEQERALQLDIHVLQCVEDLEQRVVGADLQLKMTVPSVESESEASEESSSSQFQMYTPPEADSTREDLQYYEHELDPKDDWMVKTKKEWSDLLRVPSNPLDLAVLRLTNLERNIERRYLKEPLWNLSEVVRLAPLTPPPGGEEVPLDAVSLESEITPRLRTWRQALDRCRSASQLSLCLLQLERAIAWERSVVRVTCQVCRKGDDDEYLLLCDGCDRGCHMFCLRPKVMQVPEGDWFCPTCVSKENGEAPRSQRSSRKRSKAQKRRLAEDSSDEDDGYRRGMTTRQKDTPASSSGTSISPSKRRRMATRNQPDLTYCEIILMEMESHSDAWPFLEPVNPRLVPGYRRIIKNPMDFLTMRERLLQGGYCSCEEFAADAQLVFNNCELFNEDTSEVGKAGHAMRCFFENRWAEFYENKDK, translated from the exons ATGGAAGCAAATAACCATTTCAACTACGGGCCTCACTCTTCTGTGTCCGCTAACTCAGGACTGAAGCATTCCTCAGGAGATTCTCTCTTTACTAACGGGTCCTCCATGAGCTTCCCCCAGCAAGGGAAAA ATCTGAATGGCGAAATGAATGTGAACGGCATCACTACTGCAGGTGGGAGCAGCCAGCCAGGCTCCCACCCTCCCTCTT TCTATTCTCATTTGAGCAACAATCACCTCCCAGGCAGCATGGGGTTTGACTATCTGTGGGGCCAGTCTCAGTACAATCCAGCGATGGGGCCCGTCCCATCCCATGGGTTGCAGCAGAAACCTGGCTCCCAGGGTGGGATACAACCACAGCAGCCTCCACACCACTTCCAGGGCCATGGACCATACCAAGTCAATGGAGGTATGGGACCGTCCCGGCAACCTCCGGGGGGCGTGGGACCGCAGTATTGGGGAAGGGGAAGTCCTGGGCAGCAGCAGCCACAGGGGGGATCTTCGATGCCCATGGGATATAACTCTCACGGCATGTATGGGACATATCCCAGCCAGGGGATCCCAGCGTCCCAGCATCACCAGCAGCCTCCGGCCTTGCAGCACCAGTCTGCAACGGCGCATCATCTCCAACACCATTCACACCACCACCCACCTcaacaccagcagcagcagcagtatggtgtgATGCCTAATGGAATGCCGTATTACCAGCATCCATCGCACCAGTCCCAACCGCAGGCCCAAACTCAGTCTCAAGCGCAGACCCAGATGATACCACCTGCCGCGCAAAGCTTCACGCCTCCACGAGGAAGCCCTCAGCACCATCACGTGGCCAGTGGAGGAGGCAGAAGCAGTCCCCATCACGTGCCGGTCCCAATGAGGACCCTTTCTGCTGTGCCTGATAGCGGTTCTCCTAAGAGCAGAGAGATGCAAG ttcctATGAATGAGTCCTTCAGAGAAACAGATAAAGGCTTCAATGGAGTGGAGAGAAGCTCTGTACCCCAACATTTGCCCAAAACTGAGAGTTTTCCTGTAAAGCCCCCTGGCCCCGTTTCGTGTACGGACGATAACCATGGTGCGCAGCATCCAATCGTGGACCTTGAGAAACCTGTAAAACAACGTCAGGAGATGGCAGCTGCTGCAAAAGAGCTTAGTTCTTCCCCCATCTCTGGACCTCCTCCACCACTAGCTAGTCCGCCTCTGAAAACAGTCTCTGGGCAGGATTCACATTCTCCTTCGTCTCCAGGGTTTGCTTTATCTACAACTTCGGGTGTCGACGCAATTGTGTCTGGATCTCCACCCTCTCCGCTTCAGATAGTCCACGGTCAAAGACCTGGATTTTCTGGACCTTTATCAGATGAAGGAACACCTGCAGGACTTAGTACACCTCCTTCAATGTCTTCTTCTAAGAGCTCCAGAGCTCCACCTGTTGTTTCCCACAAACAGCCTGTGGTGTTTTCTTCAAAAGCCTTGATGCATCCTCAAACGGTGCCTGCTGCGCAACCTCTGGCAGAGACCCAGAGGTCAAAAAGTCCACAAGTCTCTCCAACACCTCTATCTTTAGCTGCATCTCCATCTGTTGTCTCCACTCCTCCTGCACTGGCACCACTTAAAGGACCCCAAGAGGCATCACCTCTAACAGGCCAGAGTCCTAAACACCCTGCTGCTTCCTCCACTCCAACATCTGTTGCCGATAACGTCTCTCTCACCACAGTCTCTGCACTTCCGTCTGTGGTCGCTGGTTCTCCTCAAGTTGCCACTTTGGCTTCATCTGCACCACCTCCTATTGTTAGCTATTCTTCTCAGGCATCTTCAGCAAGTCTCAATGTTTCTGCTGCTCCAAATGTATCTCGTTCCCTCATCGGTTCTGCAGCTCAACATTCAGATATGATGGCAAATGTAGATGTTTCTTCCCACAGTCCAGGGCAGATGAGTTCTCATGGTGTATTACGGCCCAACTTTGGGGAATCACACTCTAGTCTGATTCATGGTAAACATGAGGCCTGTGGTTCCCAGAGTAAAGTTGGAGTCATAATGGGCACATCCAATAATGAGGCTCAAGCTGAGATGCATAAGGTGCAGGTTCAGGGTCGAAACCTTGAACCAGCTTTCATAGTTCCAAAGGAACCTGAAAGAGACACTATGGCCTTTGGCAGAAAGGACTCTAATAGTATCAGAGATCATGCTGCCCTGAAGAAGGGAGAAAGTGAGACTTTAAATGATTCTTTTAGCACTGACACGTCATTGGACTATCAGTCCTTGGCTGAGTCAACCTACCTTGAAAGCTCGAGGGCTGAGGATGGGAGTTCAATGATGGACACTTTTGATGATTCTTACAGTCTTTCCCAGACTGGGGACCAATCAAAGTTTACAGAAGGATCCATGATTGATGACTCAAGGGACTTGCAGGACTCTTCTTGTGTAGAAAACTTGAACAGCTCCATGACCTCTACCAGTTCCACAGAGGAGGCGTCCCTCAAAGATAACACGTCTCTACTGGATGACTCTTTAAACGACAGCTCACAAAACTGCTCCTCCCTGCTGTCTGCATCGATTAATGCCTCTACACACTCTATCAAAG GTGATCATATTCTTGGCAAAGAGAATGGAGCTGACGCTTCAGGAGGTGACAGAAGATCTGCGCTCTCTGTAATGACGGTTAAAGCGCTGCAAGCGGTCGTAAGCAGTTCTGTTGAAGGGACGACCACACATATGACTGAAGCCCTTATCGCCATGCCAACAAAAAAGCCACGGAAGCCTAGAACCCCAAAGACGACAGTCGCTACCGCTGAAA TTGGCTCTCCTGATTCCAAGATCAAGAgaccaaaacaagaaaaggttAGAAGGAGAAAGAAAACGGATGATAATTCACCGACTGCAGTGAAGAAGAGGAAAATCTCTAAAGAGGCAAAAGAACAGGAGGGCGTCCCAACTGATACCTCAGCTCCTTCAAATGCTCAGCCTCACCTTTTAATTGATCCAATGACCTTCATCCGAGACTTTAGCCTGACCAATAGCGAGAGCCCTAAAGTCCGGCCCAAGAAGATCTGGAAGCGGAAGATAACAGAAGGTGTGAATGAGGCAAAGCCTCCCAAACCAGCCAAAGAGTTCTCTGAAGGAAAAACTGAAGAAGATGACGAGGATAACGGCTCCGCAGCAG GTGATACCCCAAGGCGTCGGATTGCAACTGAAGAGCAGGTCCAATTTGCTTTGCAGCGTGG CTGGAGGCGTGAGATTCGAGTCCGGAGACTCGAGGACCGCCTGAAAGGAGAGACGTGGTACTATAGCCCCTGCGGCCGGAGGATGAAGCAGTTCCCCGAGGTCATCAAG TTTCTGAAGAGGCATCAGGATGCTCTCCAGGGCGTTTCGAGAGAGCACTTCAGCTTCAGTCCACGCATGCCAGTGGGTGACTTCTATGAGGAGCGGGAAACCCCTGAG GGTATGAAATGGTTCCTCCTCGCCAATGAGGAAGTGCCTTCCATGATCATGGCTATAACAGGCAGACGCGGTCGTCCACCAAATCCAGACAAAGAGCCTCGTTCCTGTGGCCGCCGAGCCAGAGGAGCTCAAGGTAGACGGCCAGGCCGACCTCCCAAGCCCAAGATGGAGGATCTGCTCAGCAAAGTGGACGCCAGGCTGCTGAAGAGACTGGAGGCCAAGG AGGATCtcacagaggaagaaaaagaaaaactgattaagatcaagaagaagatgaagagaaAG GCGAGAATGAAAAGAAAGGAAGATGCAAAGAATAAAAAGATCCGGCAGGAGAAACGGAAAGCCAAA CTTGAGAAAGCCAAAGAGCAGGAACAGGATGATGAAGATCAGACTCAGACCCAGTCCTCTGAAAGCCCGCTCTCAGCCGCAGAGGGACCCAAGAAGCCCGGCCGCAGGAAGAAGGTCGCAGCATCACCTGCAGCAGAGGCGTTGGACCTGGAGAAGGCCAGTCCCATCAAGAAAGTGGCCCGGGCCCGCAGCAAAGCCAAGGCTCTGGCCAAAGCCCAGGCTCAAGCAGAGGCCGAAGCGCAGGCAGCACTGGCAGCAAAGAGGCAGGCGGAGCGGAGGGCGCAGGCTCAGAGACGAATGGAGGAGAGGAAGAGACAACAGATGATCTTAGAGGAGATGAAGAAGCCTGCAGAGGACATGTGTCTCCCCGACCACACG CCCCTCCCACAGTTGACACGGATACCAGGACTGGTGCTTTCGGGTTTGGCTTTCTCCAATTGTTTAAGGGTGGTTGAGTTCCTGCATGGTTACGGAAAGACTCTGGGGCTCCAGGTGCCCAAGGATATTCCCAGCCTGAGCGTGCTGCAGGAAGGGCTCCTCGGCATGGAGAAGAGCCAAGGAGAGCTTCTGGATCTGCTCATTAAACTGGTGGAGGCCGCTCTGCACGATCCGGGACTGCCCTCATATTACCAG TCTGTGAAGATCCTGGGGGAGAAGCTGGTGGATCTGGAGCTGAGCCACAGCACTGTGTCCGAGGTGCTGCGAATCTTTCTGGAAGCCCATGGCTTTGAGTTGGAGGTGTGTAACAGTCTCCGTACAAAGAGCTTCCAGACCCTCAAACCCGACGCCAAAGCCTCCATACTGGCCTTCCTGGTGGAGGAGCTCAACGCCAGCAACATAATCACCAG GGAGATTGATAACACGCTAGAGAATATGGCAACCTACAGGAAAAACAAGTGGATTATAGAAGGCAAACTACGCAA ACTGAAGGCTGCACTGATGCGTAAGACGGGCCGTCCGGAGGAGGAGCTGTGCTTCGAGGAGCGCCGGCGCAGTACTCGTGTTGGGGGGGCCGAGGAGGAGAGCATCGAGGAGAGCTGCGTGCTGGAGAGAGGGAGCCGCCGCAAAGCCAAAGAGGAGCCCAAACACCCCGAG ATTGAGAGTCCCAATAGTTGCAGTGTTGTTGAGCTGGAGCGTCAGATTGATAAACTGACCAAG CGTCAAGTGTTTTTCCGTAAGAAGCTGCAGCAGTCGTCTCATTCGATGCGGGCCGTGTCTCTGGGGCAGGATCGGTACCGCCGTAGGTACTTGCTGCTGCCTTACATGGGATGCGTCCTCGTGGAGGGAGCCGAGGACATCCTGG CCTCAGATGAAGTGACAGTCAGCGATGAACCTGTGACTTATGTGAAGGTCATAACTCCAGTAAAGAGCGAGGTTAAAGCTGAGCCTCCCCTTTCTCCGGCTTTCACTGCATCTCTCCCGTCTTCTCCTCGAGCGTCCCAGCTTACCCCCACAGAGGTGGATCCCCTCCCCGGCGAGGCCTCTCTGATGAGCAGCCATCGAGGACGGGGACGTCCACGCAAGATCAAACCTGAAGTGGAGCTCCACCTGCGAGAGGCCAAGAACCGACGGCGCCGCCGCAGCAGCAGGTCAGCAGCTGAGGATTCGACTCTCAGCTCTCCTGTGCAGGATCCCCCTCAGCTCTCTTTCCAGACGCCTCTCGAGCAGCCACAGGATGCAGAGGCCGACAGCAGCGCCCCGATCACAGCGTCAGGAGCCGGTCAGGGCGAGGATAACAGCCAGCCGGAGGACAGCATGAGGGGGCAGGCAGAGAAACAAGGCCAGTGGTTCAATCTGCTGCCTAAGGAGCCGTGCGACGAGACGTCGATCTCCCAGCCGTGTGAGAACACACCTGCGCCCGCTTCATCACCCCCTGAAGACACTCCAGCACCCCCCGATACTGACCCGCTCGCTCCTGCTCCACCACAGCCTCCGACAACACAG ATGGAAgctgctcctcctcctcatcctcttcctcaggtGTGCTCCACTCCGGCTCCCAGGGCCGTGAGGAGGCGCAGGAGGAGCAGCGGGCCATCCCGAGCTCACGCTCGCTCCAGTGCGGCGAAGAGGCGTGGCAGACCTCCCTCCAATCTCTTCCAAGAGGTGCAGCTGAAGTACTTCACTCAGCTGGTGGTGAAGCCTATTCCGTTAG AAATGGTGAAGGGCTGGTGGTGGATCAGAGAACCGGAGGAGCTGACAGCCATTCTGAGCACCCTCCATCCTCGAGGCATCCGCGAGAAAGTGCTCCACaaacacctctccaaacacaTGGAGCATATGTCTGAGGTCTGCTCGCGGCCCGTCACCG ATCCCATCTTCCAGATGACGGTGGAGGACAGCCATGCCCTGCTGGAGGCGTCTAAACGAGTATGGAGTGAGCAGGAGAGGGCCTTGCAGTTAGACATCCATGTTCTTCAGTGTGTGGAAGATCTGGAGCAGAGGGTGGTCGGGGCAGACCTTCAGCTCAAG ATGACCGTTCCCAGTGTGGAGAGTGAAAGTGAGGCTAGTGAGGAATCCTCAAGCTCTCAGTTTCAG ATGTACACCCCTCCCGAGGCGGACTCTACGCGGGAGGACCTGCAGTATTACGAGCACGAGCTTGACCCCAAGGACGACTGGATGGTCAAGACCAAGAAGGAATGGTCCGACCTCCTGCGAGTTCCCAGCAACCCCCTGGACCTGGCCGTCCTCCGCTTGACTAATCTGGAGCGTAACATCGAGCGCCGCTATCTGAAGGAGCCGCTGTGGAACCTGTCCGAGGTGGTGCGCTTGGCTCCTCTCACCCCTCCACCCGGCGGGGAGGAGGTCCCGCTAGATGCTGTCAG CTTGGAAAGTGAGATCACACCCAGGTTGAGGACGTGGCGGCAGGCCCTGGACCGCTGCCGCAGTGCATctcaactctctctctgtctactGCAGCTGGAGAGGGCCATCGCCTGGGAAAGATCCGTCGTCAGAGTG ACGTGTCAGGTGTGCCGTAAGGGTGATGATGATGAGTACCTGCTCTTGTGTGACGGCTGTGATCGTGGCTGTCACATGTTCTGCCTGAGGCCAAAGGTCATGCAGGTGCCAGAAGGTGATTGGTTCTGTCCCACCTGCGTTTCCAAG GAAAACGGTGAAGCTCCGAGATCACAGCGCTCATCGCGGAAAAGATCAAAGGCACAGAAAAGGCGTCTTGCAGAGGATAGTTCAGACGAGGATGATGGATACAGACGAGGCATGACCACACGACAAAAAGACACTCCAGCTTCCTCGAGTGGGACGAGCATCTCACCCTCCAAACGCAGACGGATGGCCACACGAAACCAGCCTGACCTCACCTACTGCGA GATCATTCTGATGGAAATGGAGTCTCACTCAGACGCCTGGCCTTTCCTGGAGCCGGTCAATCCCCGCCTGGTGCCGGGCTACAGACGCATCATAAAGAATCCCATGGACTTCCTCACGATGAGGGAAAGACTTCTGCAGGGAGG GTACTGCAGCTGTGAGGAGTTCGCTGCCGACGCTCAGCTGGTCTTCAACAACTGCGAGCTCTTCAACGAGGACACGTCGGAGGTGGGCAAGGCCGGACATGCCATGCGTTGCTTCTTCGAGAACCGCTGGGCGGAGTTTTACGAGAACAAGGACAAATAG